A stretch of Shewanella dokdonensis DNA encodes these proteins:
- a CDS encoding EscU/YscU/HrcU family type III secretion system export apparatus switch protein gives MTDETKPKPKQAVALSFDGKSAPTITAKGQDLLAEEIIAVAKAAGVHIHHDEHLSNFLQMLELGDAIPKELYLLIAELIAFVYMLDGKFPEQWENMHKKIVAQA, from the coding sequence ATGACCGATGAAACCAAGCCGAAACCCAAGCAGGCTGTGGCTCTGAGCTTTGATGGAAAATCTGCGCCTACAATCACTGCTAAAGGGCAAGACTTACTGGCAGAAGAGATCATTGCAGTTGCAAAAGCCGCAGGGGTTCATATCCATCACGATGAACATCTGAGTAATTTTCTGCAAATGTTGGAGCTAGGCGACGCCATTCCTAAAGAGCTATACTTGCTAATTGCAGAGTTAATCGCATTTGTTTACATGTTGGATGGCAAGTTTCCCGAACAGTGGGAAAACATGCATAAAAAAATCGTCGCGCAGGCGTAA